A region of Salirhabdus salicampi DNA encodes the following proteins:
- a CDS encoding cell wall-binding repeat-containing protein produces MKAIKFFLVFIFILPVVMQKGSSPVSQGQTNFFNMSYVYFGTPSSYITQVDRTKGSLNVVSPNYFDISKEGNLEITWRLQTSFINEMHKRGIKVVPFLANHWDRTAGINGLNNREQLARDIANAIEQYNLDGVNVDIEGVGHTYRNEHTDLVRLLREYIPKHKEVSVAVAANPSGWNTGWHGFYDYKGLAQHSDYLMIMAYDESWDSPDSPIGPVSSLSFFERSIQYAINQGIPRTKIVAGLPFYGRMWKLDGPTLEGRNLHGMGLSSTRVEPLVNQFNGRIQFDEKTQSSYASFTIPEGQSAFIGSTKLTEGSYIIWYENEPSIRAKLQMPGKYGIKGTGSWALMHETPNTWDYYTSALNTGNSQPIATNRFRSGPMAVTTTDNLNLRETASLSGTIIRTLSNKTLLKVTGDVITADNTNWVPVQLQDGTSGFVSSSFLKRFSLQELYGKNRFETSTNVSKHGWPESASTVVLGRGDVPIDALTGSVLAKKTQSPLLLTNSSNLPTNVEDEIDRLQPSRIYILGGQGAISDTVQSHLQGKGYNVTRIAGSNRYETAVRVASEIGNRNEIILTTGRNSPDALSVAPYAGQTQTPILLTDQKSLPNEVAHYIQTNGINSVTIIGGEGAVSNNVITQLQNLGVPNIERIAGKDRYETSVAIAQRFKNEFDLSNIYFASGISFIDALPGSPLAAMQSSPIILINNANLPPTVESFLQNELPGTPNVNILGGYGVISDATRANVFRVLR; encoded by the coding sequence GTGAAGGCCATTAAATTTTTTTTAGTATTTATTTTCATACTACCTGTCGTAATGCAAAAAGGTTCTTCACCAGTCTCACAAGGACAAACAAATTTCTTTAATATGTCCTATGTGTATTTCGGTACACCTAGTTCTTACATCACTCAAGTTGATCGAACGAAAGGTAGTTTAAATGTTGTTTCTCCTAATTATTTTGACATCTCTAAAGAAGGAAACTTAGAGATTACTTGGCGATTACAAACATCGTTCATTAATGAAATGCACAAACGGGGAATAAAAGTTGTTCCATTCCTCGCCAATCACTGGGATCGTACTGCTGGAATAAATGGTCTAAATAACCGGGAACAGCTTGCACGAGATATAGCTAACGCAATAGAACAATACAATCTAGATGGTGTGAATGTGGACATTGAAGGTGTTGGTCACACGTACCGAAATGAGCACACAGACTTAGTCCGATTATTAAGGGAATACATTCCAAAACATAAAGAAGTTTCTGTAGCTGTTGCAGCGAATCCTAGTGGCTGGAATACTGGTTGGCACGGGTTTTACGATTATAAAGGTCTCGCCCAGCATAGTGATTATTTAATGATTATGGCCTACGATGAAAGTTGGGATTCTCCTGATAGTCCAATTGGACCTGTATCAAGTCTTTCTTTTTTTGAACGTTCCATACAATACGCAATAAACCAGGGGATTCCCCGTACAAAGATTGTTGCCGGTCTGCCTTTTTACGGGCGGATGTGGAAGTTAGATGGACCTACTTTGGAGGGGCGAAATTTACATGGCATGGGTCTTTCCTCCACTAGAGTAGAACCGCTCGTGAACCAATTTAATGGCAGAATACAGTTTGATGAAAAAACACAATCGTCATATGCAAGTTTTACCATCCCAGAAGGACAAAGTGCATTTATCGGGAGTACAAAATTAACGGAAGGTAGTTACATCATTTGGTATGAGAATGAGCCATCTATTCGGGCAAAATTGCAAATGCCGGGCAAATATGGAATAAAAGGAACTGGTTCATGGGCGCTCATGCATGAAACACCAAACACATGGGATTACTACACAAGTGCATTAAATACAGGAAATAGTCAACCTATCGCAACAAATCGATTTAGAAGTGGGCCAATGGCGGTTACTACGACCGACAACCTTAATTTACGGGAGACCGCTTCTCTATCAGGGACAATTATTCGTACACTTTCAAACAAAACTCTACTTAAGGTTACAGGGGATGTCATTACTGCAGACAATACGAACTGGGTCCCAGTACAACTCCAAGATGGAACAAGTGGTTTTGTTTCAAGCAGTTTCTTAAAACGATTTTCGTTACAAGAACTTTATGGAAAGAACCGCTTTGAGACAAGTACGAATGTATCTAAACATGGATGGCCTGAAAGTGCATCCACTGTTGTTTTAGGTCGTGGTGATGTTCCAATTGACGCCTTAACAGGTAGTGTTTTAGCCAAAAAGACACAATCTCCGTTGTTATTAACAAACAGTTCAAATTTACCGACGAATGTAGAGGATGAAATTGACCGATTACAGCCGAGCCGAATTTATATCCTAGGTGGTCAAGGTGCCATTTCAGACACTGTACAATCGCATTTACAAGGAAAAGGTTATAACGTTACAAGAATCGCTGGTTCAAACCGTTATGAAACCGCAGTACGAGTGGCAAGCGAGATCGGAAATCGCAATGAAATAATCTTAACTACTGGGAGGAATTCTCCCGATGCTTTATCAGTGGCTCCTTATGCTGGACAAACACAAACGCCGATCCTTTTAACAGACCAAAAATCACTACCGAATGAAGTTGCGCATTATATTCAAACAAACGGTATCAACAGTGTGACGATTATTGGTGGTGAAGGTGCTGTATCTAATAACGTTATTACGCAACTTCAAAATTTAGGTGTTCCGAATATTGAACGGATTGCAGGGAAAGACCGTTATGAAACAAGTGTAGCTATTGCACAACGATTTAAGAATGAATTCGATTTGTCCAACATCTATTTTGCTAGTGGTATTAGCTTTATCGATGCACTACCTGGGTCACCATTAGCTGCCATGCAAAGCTCACCCATCATCTTAATTAATAACGCAAACTTACCTCCGACCGTCGAAAGCTTTTTACAAAATGAGTTGCCAGGAACACCAAACGTAAATATTTTAGGTGGTTATGGTGTCATTTCGGATGCTACAAGGGCAAATGTTTTCCGTGTTTTAAGATAA